A stretch of the Pirellulales bacterium genome encodes the following:
- a CDS encoding DUF58 domain-containing protein produces MRWYLAAAFLMLCALAFQMGLLAYAMYVLLAILISSRVLARIWIESLSASRECNRLSAEIGERVAVAVTIKNNGRLPIPWVLIEDILPRAALVQRPPRLRVTGRRMSISMIRGQGRKTVLYQLDFAMRGYYQIGPCLLESGDLFGLHRRFRVASDPHFVIVYPKVIPLMGFDIASRRPIGEVRMTHRLFEDPTRIAGVRLYQAGDALNRVNWHATARTGALHSKVYEPSCIAGATILLDFNRSSFPARNEPVRSELAITTAASLANAVYQLGQQVGLITNGRDAVDRIRQEGWEHEYRTRSSARQSGSMTETSDRLRPLVVPTRRGPEQFRSILETLARVEMTDGLSFAQLVAESTARLPADSSVVAVLGEVSPDVAWTLGNLRRRGYAVTAVLVMFDEYESSEHLGRLIAENLDARLVTSEESLSVLCQQQLAR; encoded by the coding sequence GTGAGATGGTATCTGGCCGCCGCGTTTCTGATGCTGTGCGCTTTGGCCTTTCAAATGGGGCTGTTGGCATACGCGATGTACGTGCTGCTGGCGATTCTGATTTCGAGCCGGGTGCTGGCCCGAATTTGGATCGAAAGTCTCTCGGCCAGTCGCGAGTGCAATCGGCTGTCCGCCGAGATTGGCGAACGCGTGGCCGTGGCCGTCACGATCAAGAATAACGGCCGGCTGCCGATTCCGTGGGTCTTGATCGAAGACATCTTGCCACGCGCGGCGCTGGTGCAGCGCCCCCCGCGGCTGCGCGTGACGGGGCGGCGCATGTCGATCTCGATGATTCGTGGCCAGGGGCGCAAGACGGTGCTGTACCAGTTGGATTTTGCGATGCGCGGTTACTACCAGATCGGGCCGTGCCTGCTCGAGAGTGGCGACCTGTTCGGACTGCATCGGCGTTTTCGCGTCGCCAGCGACCCGCATTTCGTGATCGTTTATCCGAAGGTCATTCCGCTGATGGGCTTTGATATCGCCTCGCGCCGGCCGATCGGCGAGGTGCGCATGACGCACCGGCTGTTCGAAGACCCGACGCGCATCGCAGGCGTGCGGCTCTACCAGGCCGGCGACGCGTTGAACCGAGTGAATTGGCATGCCACGGCCCGCACAGGCGCCCTGCATAGCAAAGTTTATGAACCGTCGTGCATTGCGGGGGCGACGATCCTGCTGGACTTCAATCGCAGCTCGTTTCCCGCGCGCAACGAACCGGTGCGATCCGAGTTGGCGATCACCACCGCGGCATCGCTCGCGAATGCCGTCTATCAATTGGGCCAGCAAGTCGGCCTGATTACTAATGGGCGTGACGCGGTGGATCGGATCCGTCAAGAAGGCTGGGAACACGAATACCGCACGCGCTCGTCAGCCAGGCAAAGCGGTAGCATGACCGAAACCAGCGACCGTTTACGGCCCCTGGTGGTGCCGACCCGGCGCGGCCCTGAACAGTTCCGCAGCATCCTCGAAACGTTGGCGCGCGTGGAAATGACCGATGGGCTCTCGTTCGCACAATTGGTCGCCGAGTCCACGGCGCGGTTGCCGGCCGACTCTTCGGTCGTGGCGGTGCTGGGCGAAGTCTCGCCCGACGTGGCCTGGACGCTCGGCAATTTGCGCCGCCGCGGATACGCGGTCACGGCAGTGCTGGTGATGTTTGACGAGTACGAATCGAGCGAACACCTGGGCCGGCTAATCGCGGAGAATCTCGACGCCCGACTGGTCACGAGCGAAGAATCTTTGTCCGTGTTGTGTCAGCAACAATTGGCCCGCTAA
- a CDS encoding DUF1501 domain-containing protein — translation MFTLLGPKHRYCDRATRRNFLKVGGLAMGGLSLPALLKAEEQQGIRRSHKSVIMVYLSGGMAHQDTFDLKPDAPDEIRGEFKPISTVVPGLQVGELLPKMATVMDRVSLVRSIVGLRDEHSSYQNLTGYTMNVAQREGRPNFGSVIARLAGPVDPVVPPFVDLFPTMQHKPDNSPGPGMMGNAAGGAKADGEDLASMKLRFVSNDEFTARRNLLAGFDDFRRSVDNAGVERLDAAYRRAFDVLTSSKLVNAMDVEKEDPAVRDRYGRGSPQHQGDGAPEWNDQLLMARRLVEAGARCVTVAYGFWDTHGNNFAALKDRVPLFDQGISALVEDIYARGLDRDVTVVVWGEFGRTPKINKDAGRDHWAPVNFALMFGGGMRTGQVIGATDKIGAYATLRRVPYLDVLATIYHNLGLDPHTFVKDLADRPVPILPEGSRPIAELV, via the coding sequence ATGTTCACCCTGCTCGGGCCAAAGCACCGCTATTGCGATCGCGCCACGCGTCGCAATTTTTTGAAAGTCGGTGGACTGGCGATGGGGGGCTTGAGCCTGCCCGCACTGCTCAAGGCCGAAGAGCAGCAGGGCATACGCCGCTCGCACAAGTCCGTGATCATGGTCTATCTGTCGGGCGGGATGGCGCATCAAGACACGTTCGACTTGAAACCGGACGCTCCGGACGAGATTCGCGGCGAGTTCAAGCCCATCTCGACCGTGGTGCCCGGCCTGCAGGTGGGCGAGCTGTTGCCGAAGATGGCCACCGTGATGGATCGCGTGTCACTCGTGCGTTCAATCGTCGGGCTGCGCGATGAGCATTCGAGCTATCAGAATCTGACCGGCTATACGATGAACGTGGCGCAGCGCGAGGGGCGGCCGAATTTCGGTTCGGTCATCGCGCGGCTGGCCGGCCCTGTAGATCCGGTGGTGCCGCCGTTCGTGGATTTGTTCCCCACGATGCAGCACAAACCGGACAACAGCCCAGGACCGGGCATGATGGGGAACGCGGCCGGCGGCGCCAAAGCCGACGGCGAAGACCTGGCCAGTATGAAGCTGCGGTTCGTCTCGAACGATGAATTCACGGCGCGGCGCAACCTGTTGGCCGGCTTCGACGACTTCCGCCGCTCGGTCGATAACGCAGGGGTCGAACGACTCGATGCCGCTTACCGTCGTGCGTTCGACGTGTTGACCAGCAGCAAGTTAGTCAACGCGATGGACGTCGAAAAAGAGGATCCGGCCGTGCGCGATCGCTACGGTCGCGGTTCGCCGCAGCACCAAGGAGACGGCGCGCCCGAGTGGAACGATCAACTGCTGATGGCTCGCCGTTTGGTCGAGGCAGGCGCGCGTTGCGTGACCGTGGCCTACGGCTTCTGGGACACGCACGGAAATAACTTCGCGGCACTGAAAGACCGGGTGCCGCTGTTCGATCAAGGAATCTCGGCCCTGGTCGAGGACATCTACGCGCGTGGGCTGGATCGCGACGTCACGGTGGTTGTGTGGGGTGAATTCGGCCGCACGCCAAAGATCAACAAGGATGCCGGTCGCGACCATTGGGCGCCGGTGAATTTCGCGCTGATGTTCGGCGGCGGCATGCGAACCGGGCAAGTCATCGGCGCGACCGACAAGATCGGCGCGTACGCCACCCTGCGCCGCGTCCCGTACCTGGACGTGCTCGCCACGATCTATCACAACCTGGGGCTCGACCCGCACACGTTTGTGAAGGACCTGGCCGATCGCCCCGTGCCGATCCTGCCCGAAGGGTCGCGGCCGATCGCCGAGCTGGTGTAG
- a CDS encoding MoxR family ATPase, translated as MSTVRSSQISALAKKIIANVEKVIIGKRQEVVLALVSYFCEGHVLLEDVPGVAKTMLARALAKSVGCSFKRVQCTPDLLPSDITGASIFNQKAAEFEFRAGPIFSQIVLADEINRATPRTQAALLEAMAERQVTVDGTTHRLAAPFFVIATQNPIDHEGTFPLPEAQLDRFLVRLSLGYPGAEEEVKMLERLQRGHPIDDLSAVATVDEVVACQQAVREVYIDEKLRNYIVELVRASREHDDVLLGGSPRASMALLRTAQSLSAVRGHNFVLPDDVKRMAPAVLSHRLILRPESRLRKVTAATVVAEILDDVAVPMIGNEGGRS; from the coding sequence ATGTCCACGGTCCGCTCCTCGCAAATCTCGGCGCTCGCGAAAAAGATCATCGCCAACGTCGAGAAAGTCATCATCGGCAAACGGCAAGAGGTCGTGCTGGCCCTGGTCAGCTACTTCTGCGAAGGGCATGTTCTGCTGGAAGACGTGCCGGGCGTAGCCAAGACGATGCTCGCGAGGGCGCTGGCCAAAAGCGTCGGCTGCAGTTTTAAGCGCGTGCAATGCACACCCGATTTGCTGCCGAGCGATATTACCGGCGCGTCGATCTTTAATCAGAAGGCGGCCGAGTTCGAATTTCGCGCGGGCCCCATCTTTTCGCAAATCGTGTTGGCCGACGAAATCAACCGCGCCACGCCACGGACGCAGGCCGCGCTGTTGGAAGCGATGGCTGAGCGGCAGGTCACGGTCGACGGTACGACGCACCGCCTGGCGGCGCCGTTCTTCGTGATTGCCACACAGAATCCGATCGATCATGAAGGGACGTTTCCCCTGCCCGAGGCGCAGCTTGACCGCTTTCTGGTGCGTCTCTCGCTCGGATATCCTGGCGCGGAAGAAGAAGTCAAGATGCTCGAGCGTCTGCAGCGCGGGCATCCGATCGACGACTTAAGTGCGGTCGCCACGGTCGACGAGGTGGTCGCTTGCCAGCAAGCGGTGCGCGAAGTTTATATCGACGAAAAGCTGCGCAATTACATTGTCGAGCTGGTCCGCGCCAGTCGCGAGCATGACGACGTCTTGCTCGGCGGCAGCCCGCGGGCCTCGATGGCATTGTTGCGCACGGCACAATCGTTATCCGCCGTGCGTGGGCATAATTTCGTACTGCCGGACGATGTGAAGCGCATGGCCCCGGCTGTGCTATCGCATCGCTTGATCTTGCGTCCGGAGAGCCGGTTGCGAAAGGTCACCGCGGCTACGGTCGTGGCGGAAATTCTAGACGATGTCGCCGTCCCCATGATTGGCAATGAAGGGGGCCGGTCGTGA
- a CDS encoding DUF4129 domain-containing protein produces the protein MSDSRPQPTLIDYVAIAISPALIILLVGSLAFFLLMVFYAGAYEGRLFWTTGCFVFAAVLISRVSIVEGAERASLFGIALGAVAALAMMRFTNHPWWAWLVLGIIWWCASHLVWNCTLVDDEDDASGEGLLEAAGFDAALSTAEAAPPKPSPRLSSAARRTKQEEAKREEASASATTKTNAAAPQPWIKRAYAWWQRSASRKAPPGLTLIYFSLAALPLFGLGQHFVPSDERLYAFQCLLIYVASALGLLITTSFLGLRRYLRQRRLEMPLEMAGTWLGMGAVLAGVVILLAMLIPRPQPEYAISSVTGMLSSPPRDASSYAPLHNSPGQGESNSSAAPNDQTAPTDPTAPENQTTPNGSLSSASAPKGSQQSSETDPAAQSAQSPKGEQTPAGQQNSGGQSQQAQQGEPSQQSEQTQQGERSQSGSEGEQGQGSPSQQGDSQSKGGGPSEKQQTSAQGQQQSSPSSQDQQNQQQQPRSQGDRQANQAKGTQQQQQADQQQSRQQSDDQQQEGQQQDQQPGTEKKQSDQQVSQNQEQDSSSSRESGEKQSEQQSSQDDSKSRDAMTSKMAQDLAKHHQQSPTLRPPPLGTMAGLLWLLKMLVYAVIGLALVYGVIRYWANVMAFLIAAWKELTALWSSIFGRRAQTTAEDVDASAPRKVTRPFSTFADPFASGAAARHPPHAIVQYSFEALEAWAADHDAARLAEETPLEFTARLASAHPPLAEGVQELASLYARVAYARQSLAGEKLDGVKRLWIVLRNTAARTVTA, from the coding sequence ATGTCCGATTCGCGACCACAGCCGACGTTGATCGATTACGTGGCAATCGCGATCAGCCCGGCGCTGATCATCTTGCTCGTCGGCAGCCTGGCCTTCTTTTTACTGATGGTGTTTTACGCCGGCGCGTACGAAGGGCGCCTGTTCTGGACGACCGGTTGCTTTGTCTTCGCGGCCGTGCTGATCAGCCGCGTCTCGATTGTCGAAGGGGCCGAACGCGCCAGCCTATTCGGTATCGCCTTGGGCGCGGTCGCGGCGCTGGCCATGATGCGCTTCACGAATCATCCGTGGTGGGCGTGGCTTGTGTTGGGGATCATCTGGTGGTGCGCGAGTCATCTGGTCTGGAATTGCACACTGGTCGATGACGAGGACGACGCATCAGGCGAAGGACTGCTCGAGGCCGCGGGCTTCGATGCGGCTCTCTCGACCGCCGAGGCAGCGCCACCGAAGCCAAGCCCGCGACTATCGTCGGCCGCGCGCCGTACCAAGCAAGAAGAAGCGAAGCGTGAAGAAGCGTCGGCCTCGGCCACTACCAAGACAAACGCGGCTGCGCCACAACCGTGGATCAAGCGAGCTTACGCCTGGTGGCAACGGAGCGCCAGCCGGAAGGCGCCGCCTGGATTGACGCTGATCTACTTTTCGCTCGCCGCGCTCCCTCTTTTCGGCCTCGGCCAGCACTTCGTGCCGAGCGACGAAAGGCTGTACGCCTTTCAATGCCTGTTGATTTACGTCGCGAGCGCGCTTGGGCTATTGATCACGACCAGCTTCCTGGGGCTGCGACGCTATTTGCGGCAGCGACGATTGGAAATGCCGCTGGAAATGGCTGGCACCTGGTTGGGCATGGGGGCCGTGCTGGCCGGCGTGGTGATTCTTCTGGCCATGCTCATTCCACGCCCGCAACCGGAATATGCGATCTCGTCAGTGACGGGCATGCTCAGTTCTCCACCGCGCGACGCTTCTTCGTACGCTCCGCTGCACAACAGCCCCGGCCAGGGCGAATCAAACTCATCGGCAGCGCCGAACGACCAAACAGCACCGACGGATCCAACAGCGCCCGAGAATCAAACAACGCCGAACGGCAGCTTATCCTCGGCCAGCGCACCGAAAGGTTCGCAGCAGTCATCGGAAACTGATCCTGCGGCACAATCAGCGCAGTCGCCCAAGGGCGAGCAGACGCCTGCCGGGCAACAAAACTCGGGCGGGCAGTCGCAACAGGCGCAACAGGGCGAGCCATCTCAACAGAGTGAGCAAACGCAGCAGGGCGAAAGATCGCAATCCGGCTCGGAAGGAGAGCAAGGGCAGGGATCCCCTTCGCAGCAGGGCGATTCTCAGTCGAAAGGTGGCGGCCCGAGCGAAAAGCAACAAACGAGCGCTCAGGGCCAGCAACAGTCGTCCCCGTCGTCACAGGACCAGCAGAATCAGCAACAGCAGCCGCGCTCGCAAGGCGATCGGCAAGCCAACCAAGCAAAAGGCACGCAACAGCAGCAACAGGCCGATCAACAACAATCCCGCCAACAATCGGACGACCAGCAGCAAGAAGGCCAGCAGCAGGATCAGCAGCCTGGTACTGAGAAAAAGCAGTCCGACCAACAGGTCTCGCAAAACCAAGAACAGGACTCGTCATCCAGCAGAGAGAGCGGGGAAAAGCAGTCCGAGCAACAATCGTCGCAAGACGATAGTAAATCCCGCGACGCGATGACTTCGAAGATGGCCCAGGATCTTGCCAAGCATCATCAGCAGTCGCCGACGCTGCGACCGCCACCGCTCGGCACAATGGCCGGCCTGCTGTGGCTGCTGAAAATGCTGGTCTACGCGGTCATCGGCCTAGCGCTCGTTTATGGCGTGATCCGTTATTGGGCCAACGTAATGGCCTTCTTGATTGCTGCTTGGAAAGAGTTGACGGCTCTTTGGAGCAGTATCTTTGGCCGCCGTGCTCAAACCACCGCCGAAGATGTCGATGCATCGGCGCCGCGCAAGGTAACCCGCCCGTTCTCGACGTTTGCCGATCCTTTTGCCAGCGGGGCCGCGGCCCGGCATCCGCCGCATGCAATCGTGCAATACAGCTTCGAAGCGCTCGAAGCCTGGGCGGCCGACCATGATGCGGCGCGGCTGGCGGAAGAGACGCCGCTGGAGTTCACAGCACGGCTGGCGTCGGCCCATCCGCCCTTGGCCGAAGGAGTTCAAGAGTTGGCCAGCCTGTATGCACGGGTCGCTTATGCGCGGCAATCGCTGGCAGGAGAGAAACTCGACGGCGTCAAACGATTGTGGATCGTGCTGCGAAATACAGCGGCGCGGACCGTTACCGCCTGA
- a CDS encoding Tex family protein has protein sequence MISTIDLDIGQVAETLKLRIDSVAAVVDLLDSGNTIPFITRYRKDQTGGMDEEQVRAIQERVVKLRQLADRKQTILRSIESQGKTTPELTALVEAADTMKRLEDLYLPYKPKKQTLATAARGRGLEPLANEILANDPACQNLDARAADFVNPDRQLQNIGDVLLGVGHILAEMISERADLRGRLRTILEETGRLVSSSVEPESKEAPPAPAVTEPTADAAKPETPTPAAAKNKKNKGNRDGHAFRDFFDYSEALSKIPPHRVLALNRGERAKFLRIKVDVDIEAMHRVLDELVLDTATPHADFLRGVARDALARLILPSLEREVRRELTDRAETHAVEVFARNLRKLLLQPPIRECRVLALDPGFKSGCKLAALDEFGNLLDHGVVHLVGSEERRTEAKNRVVAIAREHHLTAIAIGNGTGCRETEQWVSELLAGELAAENISYAIVNEAGASVYSTSQIGREEFPSYDATLRGAISIGRRLQDPLSELVKIDPANIGVGMYQHDVKVKHLRDSLDGVVESCVNFVGVDLNTASSALLRYVSGLNQLTAQRLVTYRVTNGPFTSRAQLRSVLGFGEAAFVQAAGFLKITGGDNSLDATWIHPESYPAASQLLEKLGYQPADLADKTKDAELAERFAGANFAELAKSVHVGALTLADMVGQLTRPGRDPRESLPKPIFKKGILKLDDLAPGMELMGTVLNVVDFGAFVDIGLKDTGLVHVSQLAAKFIQDPHDCVSVGDIVTVWVMAVDKERRRVSLTLIDPASRRVEERRAPRPERRRPEGAAAGAPAQRSGGQQQQRSGGGGRPGGQRSARPDRGSDRQQKPHTPPRPKPKPRPVVPLTKDMADGRAPMRTFGDLKQFIEMKRQDDEPSPESTQN, from the coding sequence ATGATCTCTACGATCGATCTCGATATCGGCCAAGTCGCCGAGACTCTCAAGCTCCGCATTGATAGCGTTGCCGCCGTCGTCGATTTGCTCGACAGTGGCAACACAATCCCGTTCATCACCCGCTATCGAAAAGATCAGACGGGCGGGATGGATGAGGAGCAAGTTCGCGCGATTCAGGAGCGCGTCGTCAAGCTGCGGCAATTGGCCGACCGCAAACAAACGATCTTGCGTTCGATCGAATCGCAGGGAAAAACCACGCCCGAGTTAACCGCGCTGGTTGAAGCGGCCGACACGATGAAGCGTTTGGAAGATTTATATCTTCCGTACAAGCCCAAGAAGCAAACGCTGGCCACTGCGGCGCGCGGCCGGGGGCTGGAGCCGCTCGCGAATGAGATCCTCGCCAATGATCCAGCGTGCCAAAATCTCGACGCCCGCGCGGCCGACTTCGTAAACCCCGATCGTCAGTTGCAGAATATCGGCGATGTGCTGTTGGGCGTGGGACACATTCTGGCCGAGATGATCAGCGAGCGCGCGGACCTGCGCGGACGGCTGCGAACGATTCTCGAAGAGACGGGCCGGCTTGTCAGCAGCAGCGTCGAACCGGAGTCGAAGGAAGCGCCACCTGCCCCGGCCGTGACCGAGCCGACGGCCGACGCGGCAAAGCCCGAGACCCCGACACCGGCCGCGGCGAAAAACAAGAAGAATAAAGGAAATCGTGACGGTCACGCGTTTCGCGATTTCTTCGACTACAGCGAAGCGCTATCGAAAATTCCGCCGCATCGGGTGTTGGCGTTAAACCGGGGCGAGCGCGCAAAATTCCTGCGCATTAAAGTCGATGTTGATATCGAGGCGATGCATCGCGTCCTGGACGAGTTAGTTCTCGACACAGCCACGCCGCATGCCGATTTCTTGCGCGGCGTCGCCCGCGACGCACTGGCACGATTGATCCTGCCCAGCCTGGAGCGCGAGGTGCGGCGCGAGCTGACCGATCGAGCCGAAACACACGCCGTCGAGGTGTTCGCTCGCAACTTGCGGAAGCTGCTGTTACAGCCGCCGATTCGTGAATGTCGCGTGTTGGCGCTCGACCCAGGCTTCAAAAGCGGTTGCAAGCTGGCGGCGCTCGACGAGTTCGGCAACCTGCTGGACCACGGTGTCGTTCACCTGGTGGGCAGCGAAGAGCGCCGCACCGAGGCCAAGAACCGAGTCGTCGCGATCGCGCGCGAGCATCACTTGACGGCCATCGCCATCGGCAACGGCACCGGCTGTCGCGAGACCGAGCAATGGGTCAGCGAACTTTTGGCCGGCGAACTGGCCGCGGAAAATATCTCGTACGCCATCGTCAACGAGGCGGGGGCCAGCGTCTATTCCACGAGCCAGATCGGGCGCGAGGAATTTCCGTCATACGACGCGACGCTGCGCGGCGCGATCAGTATCGGCCGCCGGCTGCAGGACCCGCTGTCGGAACTGGTGAAAATCGATCCGGCCAATATCGGCGTCGGGATGTATCAACACGACGTCAAGGTGAAGCACCTGCGCGATTCGCTGGACGGCGTGGTCGAGTCGTGCGTCAATTTCGTCGGCGTTGACTTGAATACGGCCAGCTCGGCGCTGTTGCGATACGTTTCGGGACTGAATCAGTTGACGGCCCAGCGATTAGTGACGTATCGCGTGACGAACGGGCCCTTTACGAGCCGGGCACAGCTTCGCTCGGTATTGGGGTTCGGCGAAGCGGCCTTCGTACAGGCGGCCGGCTTCTTGAAGATTACCGGCGGTGACAATTCTCTCGATGCGACGTGGATTCATCCCGAAAGCTATCCCGCGGCCAGCCAACTGCTCGAGAAGCTCGGCTATCAGCCTGCCGACCTCGCTGACAAAACGAAAGACGCGGAGTTAGCCGAACGATTTGCCGGCGCGAATTTCGCCGAGCTGGCGAAAAGCGTCCACGTCGGCGCGCTGACGCTAGCGGACATGGTCGGCCAATTGACCAGACCCGGTCGCGACCCGCGCGAATCGTTGCCCAAGCCGATTTTCAAAAAAGGCATTTTGAAGCTGGACGACCTCGCTCCCGGCATGGAGCTGATGGGAACGGTGCTGAACGTCGTTGATTTCGGCGCGTTCGTCGACATCGGGCTGAAGGATACCGGCCTGGTACACGTCAGCCAATTGGCGGCGAAGTTCATCCAGGATCCGCATGATTGCGTCAGCGTCGGTGACATCGTCACCGTGTGGGTCATGGCGGTCGATAAAGAGCGTCGCCGCGTATCGCTGACGCTGATCGATCCGGCCTCGCGGCGCGTCGAAGAGCGCCGCGCACCGCGTCCCGAGCGGCGCCGGCCCGAGGGTGCCGCCGCCGGCGCACCGGCCCAGCGATCCGGCGGTCAGCAACAGCAGCGCAGTGGCGGTGGCGGACGTCCCGGTGGTCAACGTTCGGCGCGCCCGGATCGTGGCTCGGACCGGCAGCAGAAGCCGCATACGCCGCCGCGTCCCAAGCCGAAGCCGCGCCCCGTGGTTCCGTTGACGAAAGACATGGCCGATGGTCGCGCCCCGATGCGCACGTTTGGCGATTTGAAGCAGTTCATCGAGATGAAGCGGCAGGATGACGAACCTTCGCCGGAATCGACGCAGAACTAA
- a CDS encoding STAS domain-containing protein: MDIARHQNVSVIALDTAYEALDQAKFDAAQSMLLEHAETVEPALVVLDLSKTAYLGSAFIEVIFRAWKRVKAREGKLVLCGVQPLCAEVLRTTRLDSVVACFADVEAAVRGVQIA; encoded by the coding sequence ATGGATATCGCGCGCCACCAAAACGTATCGGTGATCGCGCTGGATACCGCTTACGAGGCGCTCGATCAGGCCAAATTCGACGCGGCGCAGAGCATGCTGCTCGAGCACGCGGAAACCGTCGAGCCGGCGCTCGTGGTACTGGATTTGTCGAAGACAGCCTACCTGGGCTCGGCATTCATCGAGGTGATCTTTCGCGCGTGGAAGCGGGTCAAAGCTCGCGAGGGGAAACTAGTGCTGTGCGGTGTGCAGCCGCTGTGCGCCGAAGTACTGCGAACGACGCGGCTGGATTCCGTGGTCGCATGCTTTGCCGATGTCGAAGCGGCGGTGCGGGGCGTGCAAATTGCCTAA